tatctatctatctatctatctatctatctatctatctatctatctatctatctatctatctatctatctatctatctatctatctatctatctatctatctatctatatatctatctatctatctatatatctatctatctatctatctatctatctatctatctatctatctatctatctatctatctatctatctatctatctatctatctatacatctatctatctatacatctatctatctatctatctatctatctatctatctatctatctatctatctatctatctatctatctatctatctatctatctatctatctatctatctatctatctatctatctatctatctatctatctatctatctatctatctatctatctatctatctatctttgtatctatctatctatctatctatctatctatctatctatctatctatctttgtattatctatctatctgtctatctatctatctatctatctatctatctatctatctatctatctatctatctatctatctgtcaatctatctatctatctatctatctatctatctatctatctatctatctatctatctatctatctatctacctatctatctacctatctacctatctatctatctatctatctatctatctatctatctatctatctatctatctatctacctatctatctatatatctatctatctatctacctatctacctatctatctatctatctatctatctatctatctatctatctatctatctatctatctatctatctatctatctatctatctatctatctatctatctatacatctatctatctatctatctatctatctatctatctatctatctatctatctatctatctatctatctatatatatctacctatctatctatctatctatctatctatctatctatctatctatctatctatccatctatctatttatctacctATATTCCATAGGCTTCTTAAAAGATTACTCTGTAAAATAGTCACTAGACTAGTCAAATGGACTAGCCCATAGATTATGTTTATGTTAGTTATGTTAGTGTTTTAGATAACTTatcaatattgtaaataaattaaaacacttACTTGAAAGCCACATTACTACCATCTATAATTACCATCCGTTTGCCTTCGTTTAATTCTTCATTTGCTCCTGGATTATAGGCATTTGCATTGTAGGCATTCAATTGTTTAGTTTCGCTGcgtgtaaataaattattatttgtgcGCAATCTATTGACTGGTGTTGTAGGAGTATTATCacttattttcaaaatctaaaaacaattaatataaaaacgattaaaattctaaaagaaaTCCATCCACAATTACCTTATTTGGCGGTATCGTATCATCTACTATGGGTATAAAATCTGCTTTATTCGATTCACTTACAAAAATAACCGAATCATCATCTAAATCGGTAGATTTACGTTTTAAAGTTGAATCCTGATCATCTAGATTGATAATCTCATCATTACAAGTGGTTTCTTTCAAACGTACAGTTCTATAGGAATTCTCCTTTAAGGTACTAAGTTTGGTGTAATTGGTAAAGGTATCTGTGGAATTAATCGATTCAATACCAGATCTACGACCAACATCTAAGAAAAAGGGTAAATTTTCGTCGTctttatttgaattattatcatctttagttaaatttttaactacagAGGCATATGTGAAAGAAGATTTTTTGCTATGACAAGGAGTGGAAGAGATACGATGTTTAAAGGAATTGATAAGTGATTGATAATTAGTAGAACCATCACTGGTTGAGGgtatatcatcatcatcatcaccgtCATTATCATCTATTGTTATTTCTTCTAAGGTTGGTTCGATCACAATACAatcgtcgtcgtcatcatcattatcattattgttattattctcCTCTTTCTTTCTTGCATCTTCTACTAAAGATATATCACTTTCTGAACGTATTTCTCCTTCTTCCAATGTTGTAGTAATATTTTGTGGATTGTTCTTTctgtgtttgtttaattttctctttgaattattattattattgctgttattGATCAAACGTTTGTTGCCCTTTTTATGCGAAGACATCTTTTTCGGTGTAACTGTTCTACTTGTACCATTGTCATTGACTAAGTAAACACTGCGTCTAACTAATCTTCTCTGTATGGgagaataatttaaaagaaaaatatgtatattttattgttatttatgtttaaaattgccTATTTTTCTTTTACGCTTAACTTACAGCCTGATCAtcaacgatttttttaaatctattcaCTTTACCACCTGCATTTCTCCATGGACTTcgttttaaacgatttttcgGTGATTCTTGTTTTTTACTACTGTGGCGACTAGTTGAGGGTCTTTGATCTATTTGACACTTTAGGTGTTGTGGAGAGAAGATAAATTAtagaatatgttaaaaataaattgaataaatacattaaaatttactcGTCAGATTTGCAGATTTTAGTTGGAATTTCTCAATTAATTTAATAGTGGAAAAGATTTATTATTAATAGTGGTAAAAAGTAAAGattgaaaaacattaaatacttacctttagaaaacaaattgaaatatttataatagcaATTTTAATGGATATGTTTAaggtatttaaacatttatcacTTATACTCTTAAATTTTGATAAGTTTGAATCTTGatcatatatattaataaattcgtTACAAAACGTTTAATTCTAAAGGAATTTTTTAAGGTACTAAGTATAGTTTGGATCTACGACCAACATTTAGTTGGTTTACTTGCTCATTGGAAGCCCTCTTGTGCAAAAGAAGTTCATAGAATAACAACTTTGTGAAAATATCTTTTATGGATTTTCCAACTGGGAACAATTGGCATGTTTTTGATAGGCTGTTTGATTGGTGTGCAGATTTTACCAACGGGTCCATGAAGGATATTGTTGAGGTCGatgtgttagttagtttgtttgaaaggagtatgtatatacat
The window above is part of the Lucilia cuprina isolate Lc7/37 chromosome 6, ASM2204524v1, whole genome shotgun sequence genome. Proteins encoded here:
- the LOC111685415 gene encoding putative uncharacterized protein DDB_G0289963 gives rise to the protein IFSPQHLKCQIDQRPSTSRHSSKKQESPKNRLKRSPWRNAGGKVNRFKKIVDDQARRLVRRSVYLVNDNGTSRTVTPKKMSSHKKGNKRLINNSNNNNNSKRKLNKHRKNNPQNITTTLEEGEIRSESDISLVEDARKKEENNNNNDNDDDDDDCIVIEPTLEEITIDDNDGDDDDDIPSTSDGSTNYQSLINSFKHRISSTPCHSKKSSFTYASVVKNLTKDDNNSNKDDENLPFFLDVGRRSGIESINSTDTFTNYTKLSTLKENSYRTVRLKETTCNDEIINLDDQDSTLKRKSTDLDDDSVIFVSESNKADFIPIVDDTIPPNKILKISDNTPTTPVNRLRTNNNLFTRSETKQLNAYNANAYNPGANEELNEGKRMVIIDGSNVAFKHGLDQAFSVKGLKIAIEYFERMGHEVKAVIPQFRMNKSKSTDPEELERLHKAGKIVQTPCKNLPGLTSISYDDRFVLQLAFELDAAIVSNDNYRDLLHENPAFKKIIENRVIGYTWCNDIFILPKDPYGKWGPKLHTILNRS